The Rouxiella sp. WC2420 region GATGGACTGGTAGACAAACTGGCCCGACAGCTTAATAAGCATAAAGACAAACTGAAACAGCACTGATCCTTAACTTTATATCGGTTCGCTATTTTTATCTTTGGTACTTGAAATTGCTACTAAAACAGGTGCAACTTCAAGTTAAGAGGGTAAAGTGCGAGCCGATAAATCTTTGGGATCAGTCTAAGTGAAAATGAGATGATTAACGATACAGCACTGCAGTTGACCTCGGTATTAAATGCCGAATGCACCAAGAGCAATGTTCACTGCGCCAGTAAAAAACGCGCACTGGAAATCATTAGCGAACTGGCAGCCAAACAGCTGAACCTCTCGCCACAGGTGATTTTCGATGCCATTCTGACCCGTGAACGCATGGGCAGTACCGGGATTGGTGCTGGGATCGCGATCCCTCATGGAAAACTCGAAGAAGACACGTTGCGAGCCGTTGGCGTATTCATCCAACTCGAACAGCCGATTGCTTTCGACGCAGTGGATAATCAGCCGGTGGACCTGCTTTTTGCCTTGTTGGTTCCTGCAGATCAATGTAAAACCCATTTACATACTCTGTCTCTGGTCGCCAAAAAGCTGGCTGATAAAGCAGTGTGTCGACGTCTGCGCGGGGCACAAAGCGACGAAGAGTTATTCCAGATTATTACCGAAGACGAGTAGCACCCCTATAACTTGAAAGACAAAAGTATTTTTGGGAGAGAATATAATGGTGCTGATGATTGTCAGCGGCCGTTCTGGTTCCGGGAAGTCCGTTGCCCTCCGTGCGCTGGAAGATATGGGCTTTTATTGCGTTGATAATTTGCCGGTCGTTTTACTGCCTCAGCTCGCCAGAGAGTTGGCCGAACGTAATACTTCAGCCGCAGTAAGTATCGACGTGCGCAATATGCCAGAGACGCCTGAAGTTTACGAACATGCCATGACTCAGCTTCCGGACAGCTTCTCGCCACAGCTGCTGTTTTTGGATGCCGATCGCAACACGCTGATCCGTCGCTATAGCGATACTCGGCGTTTGCACCCTCTTTCCAGCAAGAATCTGTCTCTTGAAAGCGCGATTGATCAAGAAGCCGAGCTGCTTGAGCCATTGCGTTCAAGCGCTGACCTGATTATCGATACTTCCGAGATGTCAGTGCATGAACTGGCTGAAATGCTGCGCACCCGTTTGTTGGGCAAACGCGAGCGTGAATTGACGATGGTGTTTGAATCCTTTGGTTTCAAACACGGCCTTCCTATCGATGCAGATTACGTGTTCGACGTTCGTTTCCTGCCAAATCCACATTGGGACCCGAAGTTGCGCCCGATGACCGGCCTGGACAAACCCGTTGCCGCCTTCCTCGATCGCCATACTGAAGTTCATAATTTTATCTATCAAACGCGCAGCTATCTCGAGCAATGGCTACCGATGCTGGAAACCAATAACCGTAGCTATCTAACGGTAGCAATCGGTTGTACGGGGGGTAAGCATCGGTCGGTTTACGTGGCCGAGCAGCTCGCGGACTATTTTCGTTCCCGTGGCAAGAACGTACAGTCCCGCCACCGCACGCTTGAAAAGCGCAAATCGTGACAGTTTCTCTTTATAACGGTAAAAGTTATGTCGATAAAACAAAAGGTTGAGATTAAAAACAGGCTGGGAATGCACGCAAGACCGGCCATGAAGCTGTTCGAGCTGGTACAAAGTTTTGAATCGGAAGTGATGCTGCGTAACGACGCGGGTATTGAGGCCGAAGCAAGCAGCGTTATTGCATTGCTGATGCTCGATTCCCCTAAAGGTCAAGAAATTGAAATCGAAGCCACCGGTCCCGATGAAGCAGAAGCGCTGGAGGCTGTCATCAACCTGATTAATTCAGGGTTTGATGAAGACTAAGCCTTTTGACAGGGCCGCAGACGCCGCCCTGTTTGAGAAAAATCCTTTTAAATCCGGCTCAAACAATCTATCGCAATCTCCTTGAAGCTATCGAAGCTCTTGCTGGTTAACAGGCGGCTCATCGATCTCTCGCGCACGAAAGTGACAAACAGATCATAAATCGCCATTGCCTCTTCATAATCGGCCTTGCTTATCGCCAGCAGGAAGATGACATGCGCCGTTTCGCCATCCCCCCATTTGATGCCTTGGGGTGAGAGCACGGTAATTACCACCGTTTTTTTGGCCAACAGTCCTAACGAGTGCGGCAGCGCGATCCCTTCACCCAGCATGGTCGAAACAATCTCTTCGCGTTCAACCACCGAAGGGTGAAACTCCTCATCAACATACCCCTCTTCCTCAAGCTGGCTGCACACTTTGCGAAACAACTGCGCCTGAGTCATAGGTTCATCAAGGCGCATAAAGTGGCGCTGGTCGAAAAATTTTTCCAGCATATATGGCCGCGTACGGTCCACTAGCACCAGTTTCCCCAATTGCTCCATCTGGAACTCAGTCGGGAATGGAGAAAGGACCACCACCGGCTTATTACGCTCGGCAACGCGCGCATTTGCGATGATAAAATCTTCGTCGATATGCTGAAGCTTTTCGTACTCTCGCAGCGAAATAACGCGAGTAATAACAATTTGTGGGAATTTTCGGCTAATCTGAGCCTGGATCATCCGAATGGTGGAATTACCGGTGTCGCACACCAGCATCGCCTGCGGATGGCGCTGATAGCCGATATTGTAATGCCGCTCAAGTCCGACACCGATATGCAGCACCAGGAAGCCAATTTCATTTTCGCTCAGACTATAAGGGGTATATTTTCCCCAGCTTGAAACCGCAGCCAGCGTAACGTCGTAAGCCATCGGATAATGCTGTTTGATGTTATTCAGCAGCGGATTAGGAATATTGATCTGGTATTTAACCCGAGTGATCATCGCTTTGATGTGAGTCAGCAAATCTGATCGAAGCTGCTTATCACCTTGCAGATCATAGTTATAGTGAGCATTGATATACGACAAGATATAATCGACCAGCGACTCCTCGTCGTCAGCGTTAATATCAGTGGGTAGAATACTTTGTACCCTTCTGGCGGCAATATTCACCCGCAAATAAGCCTCTTCGGCAGCAGGAATTTCTTTACCGACCATTCTTTTCAGCTCAGCGGCTAGCATAACCGAGATATTCTTCACGCCCGGCTCTTGCTCTTCCGCATCGAAATCAGTCAGCGGATACCCACCGGCAATGCGCTTCACCGCCACTGCGCAATACAGAATCAGATACTTTTCGCCTTCGTCGGTCAGTTGAATCGATGACTGCAGCAGTAGCTGATGCATAAAATCGGTCAGTGGCTGGAGTGCCTCGGGTTCGAGGCTTTCAGCCTTGAGGAACGGGCTGATTTGATCATCGCTGTTAAGCTGAAACAGCAAATCGGTAAGGCAGGCGCGGATAGCCAGCTCGGAGCCAAACAGCTTCATGCCGTAACGCGGTTTGGCCTCGATATTCAAATGGTAACGCGCCAGATGCTCACGGACATCGGGCATGTCATTTTGCAGGGTTCCCCGGCTGACAAACCATTCGTCGGCCAGATCTTCCAGTTTTAAGGAAAAGGAGGAGGTGAGAAAGCGGATAAGCAACCGGTTTACCCGCTCGGCAGCACTGCGCGGCGTCGGGTTATCAGGCCGCGCGGGCTGCTGCAGCATGGAAAACAGCGCAGCATCGTCCACTTTCAGCTGGTAGCCGCTGCCGCGATTATGCACAAAGCACGCGCCGTATTGCTGCATGATTTCGTTCAACGCGGTGACATCGGCGCGCACCGTGCGCGTCGAAACAGCCAGGCGTTTCGCCAGCTCATCCTGAGGCAGCGTTTCCGACTGCAAGGCATCAAACAATACGGCTAATCGTTGATAGGGAAATCTCACCATAAACCTTCTGTTATCAAGGCACCATGACCATCTGCGACGGACTGCCAACCGCAGTATAATCGTCGACAAAAATTAATTTTCCAGTACTGCTCTCAACTTTGAATCGAGTGATGTTATCGCTGCGCTGATTCATGGCATAAACGTATTTGCCGTCGGCGGATAACGTCAGCGTGCGCGGATAATCGCCTCGCGTCCAGAACTCATCGGCCCAGTGCATGTCACCGCTGCCGGTGACGTTAATTTGCGCAATGCTGTTGTGCAGGCGATTAGCGACATACAAATGCTTGCCGTCTTTACTGAGTACTATCCCGGCTGCAAAGTTGGTCCCTTTGAAATTGGGCGGTAGCGTGGAAAGACTGTGCAGCTGGGTGAGCGTGCCTTTGCTCTTGTCGAATCGATAACTGGTCAGAATCGAGGCTTCTTCATTGACCAAAAATACAATATTTCCGTTGGGATGGAACACAAAGTGGCGTGGACCTGCTCCCGCAGATGAGGCATTGATAAACGGCGGATCGTTTGCCACCAGCTGACCATCTGCCGGATTAAGCTTCCACTGATAAATTCTGTCCAAACCAAGATCGGTTGAGAAAACAAACTTGCTGCCAGGAGCGGTGGCAATCATGTGGGCATGGGGACCATTATGATCGCTGATGGCAAAGCTGCCCTCGGCTGCCGCAGCGGGTTTTCCCGCGCCCGCAGGACCAGAATCCTGATGCACCGAACTGGCATCACTCAGCTTGCCGCTGCTGTCAATGGGGAAGGCCGCCACGACACCGCTGATATAGTTCGCGACCAGCAGATGATCCCCTGACGGAGTCAGTGAAAGATATACCGGACCCGCACCCTGGGAATCGACCTGATTAATCAGGCTCAGGCTGCCATCTTCGAGATTAATATGATAGGCGGCGACTGAACCGTGCTTACCGCCGTTGTAATTGTCGACTTCACTGCCGACATACAGAGTTTTGCCCTGATGCCCCACCACCATCTGCGACTGGTTCGGCAGTTGGCTGACCAAGGTCTTGTCGCTCAGCGCCCCAGATTTGGCATCAACTTTAAAGCGATAAACGCCTTCGCCGTTCGGGTTGTAAGTGCCTACATAGGCATAATGAGATGTCTCGGGAGTCATTGCCTTCTCTGCTGCATACAGCGGGGTGGCAGAAGCTGCCAGCAACGCTGAGGTTAAACCTGAAATACGTAGCCAGTTTCTCATAGTTCCTCTTATGCTTTTAATGGAAAGAACAACCGCTTACAACCCGAAAAATCCGATCAGGC contains the following coding sequences:
- the ptsN gene encoding PTS IIA-like nitrogen regulatory protein PtsN, producing MINDTALQLTSVLNAECTKSNVHCASKKRALEIISELAAKQLNLSPQVIFDAILTRERMGSTGIGAGIAIPHGKLEEDTLRAVGVFIQLEQPIAFDAVDNQPVDLLFALLVPADQCKTHLHTLSLVAKKLADKAVCRRLRGAQSDEELFQIITEDE
- the rapZ gene encoding RNase adapter RapZ: MVLMIVSGRSGSGKSVALRALEDMGFYCVDNLPVVLLPQLARELAERNTSAAVSIDVRNMPETPEVYEHAMTQLPDSFSPQLLFLDADRNTLIRRYSDTRRLHPLSSKNLSLESAIDQEAELLEPLRSSADLIIDTSEMSVHELAEMLRTRLLGKRERELTMVFESFGFKHGLPIDADYVFDVRFLPNPHWDPKLRPMTGLDKPVAAFLDRHTEVHNFIYQTRSYLEQWLPMLETNNRSYLTVAIGCTGGKHRSVYVAEQLADYFRSRGKNVQSRHRTLEKRKS
- the npr gene encoding PTS phosphocarrier protein NPr, with translation MSIKQKVEIKNRLGMHARPAMKLFELVQSFESEVMLRNDAGIEAEASSVIALLMLDSPKGQEIEIEATGPDEAEALEAVINLINSGFDED
- a CDS encoding transcription antiterminator, with protein sequence MVRFPYQRLAVLFDALQSETLPQDELAKRLAVSTRTVRADVTALNEIMQQYGACFVHNRGSGYQLKVDDAALFSMLQQPARPDNPTPRSAAERVNRLLIRFLTSSFSLKLEDLADEWFVSRGTLQNDMPDVREHLARYHLNIEAKPRYGMKLFGSELAIRACLTDLLFQLNSDDQISPFLKAESLEPEALQPLTDFMHQLLLQSSIQLTDEGEKYLILYCAVAVKRIAGGYPLTDFDAEEQEPGVKNISVMLAAELKRMVGKEIPAAEEAYLRVNIAARRVQSILPTDINADDEESLVDYILSYINAHYNYDLQGDKQLRSDLLTHIKAMITRVKYQINIPNPLLNNIKQHYPMAYDVTLAAVSSWGKYTPYSLSENEIGFLVLHIGVGLERHYNIGYQRHPQAMLVCDTGNSTIRMIQAQISRKFPQIVITRVISLREYEKLQHIDEDFIIANARVAERNKPVVVLSPFPTEFQMEQLGKLVLVDRTRPYMLEKFFDQRHFMRLDEPMTQAQLFRKVCSQLEEEGYVDEEFHPSVVEREEIVSTMLGEGIALPHSLGLLAKKTVVITVLSPQGIKWGDGETAHVIFLLAISKADYEEAMAIYDLFVTFVRERSMSRLLTSKSFDSFKEIAIDCLSRI
- a CDS encoding lactonase family protein; its protein translation is MRNWLRISGLTSALLAASATPLYAAEKAMTPETSHYAYVGTYNPNGEGVYRFKVDAKSGALSDKTLVSQLPNQSQMVVGHQGKTLYVGSEVDNYNGGKHGSVAAYHINLEDGSLSLINQVDSQGAGPVYLSLTPSGDHLLVANYISGVVAAFPIDSSGKLSDASSVHQDSGPAGAGKPAAAAEGSFAISDHNGPHAHMIATAPGSKFVFSTDLGLDRIYQWKLNPADGQLVANDPPFINASSAGAGPRHFVFHPNGNIVFLVNEEASILTSYRFDKSKGTLTQLHSLSTLPPNFKGTNFAAGIVLSKDGKHLYVANRLHNSIAQINVTGSGDMHWADEFWTRGDYPRTLTLSADGKYVYAMNQRSDNITRFKVESSTGKLIFVDDYTAVGSPSQMVMVP